Proteins from one Nakamurella multipartita DSM 44233 genomic window:
- a CDS encoding RAMP superfamily CRISPR-associated protein, which translates to MSTITLIRVDGTVDGPWAIGSGEAGQEINQAMLVDERTQAPVLPSTTLAGALRAHLGEPSASDWLGPDSDASDEQGKPLSATSPSRLWALGAITTAGRDDARLERRTAIDPQRGAAGGQTLRTEHVVDVADPDRSSFRWVLQHDGAIDLALLDRLADWSCAIGARQTLGLGRMRVSRVEAITLNLSEARQLTWWLTQRAEWLREPAGQQNVESPEDGPHEVRCGTATESGYPVFSYLWRIVDPLHVGTPSKGGDDVATAPDGGRIAQLAPLRRSRTVPGAAEVPGSAWKGVFRHRCEFILRACGAGEDQIAAVVGVLFGASGEDGPGRRRGLLVFDRSTVVAPPDAVTSRSHVAIDRISGGAADGLLYRIESVDRGELTLTVRSFAQLPAPVGNLLDHVVRDLHDGVVGIGGSTTRGYGTIAVTGDPPTPGPVDLQGLGTFASTVLNSAKAPA; encoded by the coding sequence ATGAGCACGATCACGCTGATCCGGGTGGACGGGACCGTGGACGGCCCCTGGGCCATCGGATCGGGAGAGGCCGGGCAGGAGATCAATCAGGCCATGCTCGTGGACGAGCGGACCCAGGCGCCTGTTCTGCCGTCCACCACCCTGGCCGGTGCGCTGCGTGCCCACCTGGGAGAGCCGTCGGCCAGCGATTGGCTCGGACCGGACTCAGACGCCAGTGACGAGCAGGGGAAACCGCTGTCCGCCACGAGCCCGTCGCGGTTGTGGGCGCTGGGCGCGATCACCACCGCCGGTCGGGACGACGCCCGATTGGAGCGACGGACCGCGATCGACCCGCAGCGAGGAGCGGCCGGCGGCCAGACCCTGCGAACCGAGCACGTCGTCGACGTTGCCGACCCCGACCGGTCCTCGTTCCGCTGGGTGCTGCAGCACGACGGTGCCATCGACCTTGCGCTGCTGGACCGCTTGGCTGACTGGTCCTGCGCGATCGGTGCGCGGCAGACTCTCGGCCTGGGCCGGATGCGGGTGTCCCGGGTCGAGGCAATCACCCTGAACCTGTCGGAGGCCCGCCAGCTGACCTGGTGGTTGACCCAACGCGCCGAGTGGCTCCGCGAGCCGGCCGGACAACAGAACGTGGAGTCTCCCGAGGACGGCCCGCACGAGGTGCGGTGCGGAACGGCCACGGAGAGCGGGTATCCAGTGTTCAGCTATCTATGGCGCATCGTCGATCCGCTGCACGTCGGCACACCGTCGAAGGGTGGCGATGACGTCGCAACCGCGCCGGATGGTGGTCGAATCGCTCAACTTGCCCCGCTGCGCCGTTCGCGGACAGTGCCGGGCGCGGCTGAGGTCCCGGGCAGCGCGTGGAAGGGCGTCTTCCGTCACCGATGCGAATTCATCTTGCGCGCCTGCGGAGCCGGCGAGGACCAGATCGCCGCCGTTGTCGGAGTTCTGTTCGGCGCCAGCGGCGAGGACGGCCCGGGCCGGCGGCGAGGCCTGCTCGTGTTCGACCGGTCCACCGTGGTGGCGCCGCCGGATGCGGTGACGTCACGGTCCCATGTTGCGATCGACCGGATCAGCGGGGGTGCGGCGGACGGCCTGCTCTACCGGATCGAATCGGTGGACCGGGGTGAACTGACCTTGACGGTGCGGTCGTTCGCGCAGCTGCCCGCGCCGGTGGGGAACCTGCTCGACCACGTGGTGCGGGATCTGCACGACGGGGTGGTGGGCATCGGCGGGTCGACGACCCGTGGCTACGGCACCATCGCAGTGACCGGCGATCCGCCGACGCCCGGACCGGTCGATCTCCAGGGATTGGGTACCTTCGCGTCGACCGTGCTCAACTCGGCGAAGGCCCCAGCATGA